In Marinomonas posidonica IVIA-Po-181, a single window of DNA contains:
- a CDS encoding endonuclease I family protein, which produces MFRSVFVFFIFFSAGVSAGYYDDTEGLAGVALKTKLHTIIDGQKALKYTKSGNNDWYDGVKMDVWEALVYTDSACPDEAPKCGLVQMLYLDDVRRIDQANRGKSKNDSWDREHVWPKSRGFKKQSQDGYTDLHHLRPADRNINGAHSNYGYDEGGEPVYDKLADGSQVLSGAYLDKANESFEPTDRAKGQIARMIFYMAVRYEKGDNASPENMPDLIILDSNAKQSGQPSIGDLCTLVKWHEEFAVTDFEKRRNDRVEELQGNRNPFIDHPEFVKAIWANECP; this is translated from the coding sequence ATGTTTCGCAGTGTTTTTGTATTTTTTATATTCTTTTCAGCTGGTGTGTCGGCTGGCTATTACGACGATACCGAAGGACTTGCAGGCGTCGCGTTAAAAACCAAACTCCACACCATCATAGATGGTCAGAAGGCCTTAAAATACACAAAGAGTGGCAATAACGATTGGTACGATGGGGTGAAAATGGATGTGTGGGAAGCACTGGTTTACACCGACTCAGCTTGTCCAGATGAAGCGCCAAAATGCGGTTTAGTCCAAATGCTGTACCTGGATGATGTAAGACGCATCGACCAGGCGAACAGAGGGAAAAGCAAAAACGACTCATGGGATCGTGAACACGTATGGCCAAAATCACGTGGTTTCAAAAAACAAAGCCAAGACGGATACACAGATTTGCACCACTTACGCCCTGCTGATCGCAACATAAACGGCGCACACAGCAACTATGGTTACGATGAAGGTGGCGAGCCAGTCTATGACAAACTGGCCGACGGCAGCCAAGTCTTATCTGGCGCCTACCTAGACAAAGCCAACGAATCCTTCGAGCCAACAGACAGAGCCAAAGGCCAAATCGCCCGCATGATCTTCTACATGGCAGTTCGCTATGAAAAAGGCGACAACGCCTCACCAGAGAACATGCCAGACTTAATCATATTAGACAGTAACGCAAAGCAAAGCGGACAACCCTCCATAGGCGACCTATGTACGCTGGTTAAGTGGCATGAAGAGTTTGCCGTAACAGACTTTGAGAAACGCCGAAATGATAGAGTAGAAGAACTACAAGGCAATCGAAATCCCTTTATCGATCACCCTGAGTTTGTAAAAGCGATATGGGCGAATGAGTGTCCATGA
- the csrA gene encoding carbon storage regulator CsrA, producing MLIVTRRPGETINIGDDMEVTVLGVQGNCVRVGIKAPREISVHRHEIYKRIQADKSKALDAKD from the coding sequence ATGCTAATAGTCACTCGACGTCCAGGTGAAACCATCAATATTGGCGACGATATGGAAGTTACCGTGCTCGGTGTACAGGGCAATTGTGTTAGGGTTGGGATCAAAGCACCACGTGAAATAAGCGTACATCGCCACGAAATTTATAAACGCATACAAGCCGACAAATCCAAAGCTTTGGACGCTAAAGACTAA
- a CDS encoding LexA family protein yields MSISKRVKEKRMELALTQAELAKRVGITQQSLQKIEDGRTQNPRKLLSLAKQLRCDPEWLLSGHLDEVREERSRYNNQNSTNNMRPLLSQNTLFGRQDSTADTMLEAPHSASSKAFWFMVIGDSMSSISGLSIPENYLILIEPEASPKHGDLVLAKLNTSQEITFKQLVMDAGNRYLKPLNSNYLPVQLNSDMEIIGVAKEAKRHLC; encoded by the coding sequence ATGAGCATTTCAAAACGCGTTAAAGAAAAACGGATGGAACTGGCACTAACTCAAGCAGAGTTAGCCAAACGTGTCGGTATTACTCAGCAGTCTTTACAGAAAATCGAAGATGGCCGAACCCAAAACCCACGCAAATTACTGTCCCTTGCCAAACAGCTTCGTTGTGATCCAGAGTGGCTTCTATCAGGTCATCTTGACGAAGTGCGTGAGGAAAGGAGCCGCTACAATAATCAGAACTCTACTAACAACATGCGCCCACTGTTAAGCCAAAATACTCTGTTTGGCCGACAAGATTCGACCGCAGATACCATGTTAGAAGCCCCACACAGCGCTTCATCGAAAGCATTTTGGTTCATGGTGATCGGCGACAGCATGAGCAGCATATCTGGTTTAAGCATCCCTGAAAACTATCTCATTTTAATCGAGCCAGAAGCCTCACCGAAGCATGGCGATCTGGTGCTGGCAAAATTAAACACTTCACAAGAAATCACCTTTAAACAACTGGTGATGGATGCTGGAAATCGCTATTTAAAACCACTTAATTCCAATTATCTCCCTGTTCAATTGAACTCTGATATGGAAATCATTGGTGTAGCGAAAGAGGCAAAACGACACCTTTGCTAA
- a CDS encoding YdaS family helix-turn-helix protein — MSAIAKAVEVVGSQTGLAKILGVNQSHVWNWLHIHHRCPAKYIRLTALATKGEVSETELLIDHEIARQ, encoded by the coding sequence ATGTCAGCGATAGCAAAAGCAGTCGAAGTAGTAGGGAGTCAAACTGGATTAGCGAAAATATTAGGAGTTAATCAATCTCATGTCTGGAACTGGCTGCACATTCATCATAGGTGTCCAGCAAAGTATATCCGCTTAACGGCGTTGGCAACGAAGGGCGAGGTGAGTGAAACTGAGTTGTTAATTGATCATGAAATAGCGCGTCAATAA